One window of Vitis riparia cultivar Riparia Gloire de Montpellier isolate 1030 chromosome 5, EGFV_Vit.rip_1.0, whole genome shotgun sequence genomic DNA carries:
- the LOC117914794 gene encoding transcription factor IBH1 has translation MTSNRVFFNTSSRKARCARRFLQSLLRIRQRRPGSLSSEEVRQRSRRIKMAAYSSMACTVGSRRAWSRAIIFRLQSRAGRHGRMRRRCLGVKKKPSREMSQADRLRDLVPGGEALDFCNLLEETAHYIKCLSSQVEIMKSIADIYCRS, from the coding sequence ATGACTTCCAATAGGGTTTTCTTCAATACTAGTTCTAGAAAAGCCAGGTGTGCCCGTAGATTCCTTCAATCCCTTCTGCGAATAAGGCAGCGTAGGCCTGGTTCGTTATCGTCTGAAGAAGTAAGGCAGCGGAGTAGGAGAATCAAGATGGCTGCATACTCATCCATGGCATGTACAGTCGGGTCTAGGAGGGCGTGGAGCCGGGCGATTATCTTCAGGCTTCAAAGCCGCGCTGGGCGCCATGGTCGCATGAGGAGAAGGTGTTTAGGTGTAAAGAAGAAGCCCTCTAGAGAGATGAGCCAAGCAGACAGGCTTCGGGATCTTGTCCCAGGTGGGGAAGCTCTGGATTTCTGCAACCTGTTGGAGGAAACTGCCCATTATATTAAATGTCTGAGTTCCCAGGTTGAAATCATGAAAAGTATAGCTGATATCTATTGTAGATCTTGA
- the LOC117915052 gene encoding amino acid transporter AVT1H, which produces MWGKNWRSIRMLSDCLPSKNQVTSESVHGANLAAKWMSCDVCIEENKVCGCQHSSTEDFKGTVNDTDVERHQESNSSFAHAVINMIGMLIGLGQLSTPYALENGGWASAFLLIGLGITCAYGSHLLGKCLDKNPKSRNYTDIGQHAFGTKGRVIAAIFIYMEIFMALVSYTISLHDNLSTVFLGMHLKVPSLNLSTSQLLTVMAVLVALPSLWLRDLSSISFLSSGGIFMSLLIFATVACTAISGAVKANQPIPVLKLDNIPAISGLYIFSYAGHIVFPDLYKAMKDPSKFTKVSIVSFTLVTMLYTTLAFMGAKLFGPDVNSQITLSMPRHLIVTKIALWATVLTPMTKYALEFAPFAIQLEHKLPQSMSSRMKMIIRGSVGSILLLCILALALSVPYFEYVLSLTGSLVSVSICIILPSTFYLKIYWAQVTKPLLILNVILIALGALLGVCGTISSSKSLLKSIGRAH; this is translated from the exons ATGTGGGGCAAGAATTGGAGATCCATTAGAATGCTATCAGATTGTCTGCCTAGCAAAAACCAGGTAACAAGTGAGAGTGTGCATGGCGCTAATCTAGCAGCAAAATGGATGAGCTGTGATGTCTGCATTGAGGAAAACAAGGTGTGCGGGTGCCAACACAGTAGTACTGAAGACTTCAAGGGCACAGTTAATGATACTGATGTCGAACGCCATCAAGAGTCCAACAGCTCTTTTGCTCATGCTGTTATTAACATGATTGGGATGCTCATAG GTCTAGGGCAGTTATCAACTCCATATGCCTTAGAAAATGGGGGTTGGGCTTCTGCATTCCTCCTCATTGGACTAGGGATAACATGTGCATACGGTTCCCATCTACTAGGAAAATGTCTTGACAAAAATCCCAAGTCAAGAAACTACACCGACATCGGACAGCATGCATTTGGAACAAAAGGAAGAGTTATAGCCGCAATCTTCATCTACATGGAAATTTTTATGGCTCTTGTGTCCTACACAATCTCATTGCACGATAACTTATCGACAGTGTTTTTGGGGATGCACCTTAAGGTGCCAAGCCTCAACCTATCTACATCTCAGCTGCTAACAGTGATGGCTGTTTTAGTGGCACTTCCTAGCCTGTGGCTGAGAGATCTCTCTTCTATATCTTTCCTGTCATCAGGTGGTATTTTCATGTCACTTCTTATTTTTGCGACAGTGGCATGCACAGCCATTTCTGGAGCTGTGAAAGCAAACCAACCAATACCGGTGCTCAAGCTTGATAACATCCCTGCCATATCTGGGCTTTACATCTTTAGTTATGCTGGTCATATTGTTTTCCCTGATCTATACAAAGCCATGAAAGATCCCTCCAAGTTTACCAAG GTATCTATTGTGAGCTTCACTCTAGTCACAATGCTTTATACAACTCTAGCATTCATGGGTGCCAAATTGTTTGGGCCTGATGTCAATTCTCAAATCACTCTCAGCATGCCTCGCCATCTGATTGTTACGAAGATTGCATTATGGGCCACTGTGTTGACACCAATGACCAAATACGCACTTGAATTTGCGCCGTTTGCGATTCAGCTTGAGCACAAGCTCCCACAGTCCATGAGTTCCAGGATGAAGATGATCATAAGGGGAAGTGTGGGCTCAATTCTGCTTCTATGTATACTAGCCCTGGCTCTTTCTGTGCCATATTTCGAATATGTTCTCAGCCTCACAGGCTCACTAGTCAGTGTCAGTATCTGCATAATTCTCCCTTCCACCTTCTACCTCAAGATTTattgggctcaagtcactaaGCCTCTCTTGATTCTCAATGTCATCCTCATTGCGTTGGGCGCTCTTCTTGGAGTGTGTGGAACCATTTCATCTTCAAAGTCGCTCTTAAAAAGCATAGGGAGAGCTCACTGA